The following is a genomic window from Micromonospora cathayae.
CACACCCGATCCCGCCGACGGGCGCTACACCCTCGCCACCCTCACCGACGCCGGCTGGGACAAGGTCGTCGCCACCGCACCCGGCCACGTCGCCGAGGTCCGCCGCCTGGTCTTCGACCCGCTCACCAAGGCCCAGCAGCGACAACTGCGCGACATCGGCCAGCGGATCATGGGAGCCGTCGACCCGGGCGGCCGCTGCCCCGGCGACCACACCCGCTGACCACCGGACGGTAACCGGCTCCGGTGCGCGGCGGTCGCCGTCGGCCAGCGGGCCTGCTCCACCGTTGACGTTTCTCAGCGCATGCGCGCGGTCTCGTGTAGGTGATCGAAGATGATCTGGTCGACCGGGGAGACCCGGTGGCGGTCGGCGTGGGTGAGCCAGGCCATCTCCTCGATCTCGCTGCTGGGCTGCAGGACGCCTTGGTAGTCGGCGGTGTAGCAGGTCATGCGAACCATCGTCCCGTTGGGGTGACCATGGGCTTGGGCGTGGAAGGTTCCGACGTGCTCGACGGTGTCGGGAGCGATGGCCACGCTGAGTTCTTCCTGGATCTCGCGGACGAGGGTGTCGAGGTCGCCTTCGCCTGGTTCGCGCTTGCCGCCCGGGATGTAGTAGACGTCCTTGCCGCGCGACCGGGAGCTGAGGATCGCGCCGTTCTCCAGGTGGATCCACGCGATCTTGTCGATGATGGTCATGCTTGACGCTCCCTGGGGCTTGTCGGGGTGGCTACCGGCCACACCGGCTGGACGCTCGACCAGTTGGCCGTTGATGAAGGTAGCGCCAGGGCGGGGCCTGGGTCGATGGACGCACCAGCGGTCAGCGGAAGTCCCGGGAGGCCGGGGTGACCGGCGGGGTGATCGCGTCCAACCGGTCGGCGGTCAGGCTGGTCACCCCCTCGTGCCGGTGCAGGATGCCCCGCACCACCAGGGCACTGCTGGTCCGCGCCACCCGCCGGTAGCGCTGCCACAACCCCGGTGAACAGGTCACGTTGAGCATGCCGGTCTCGTCCTCCAGGTTCAGGAAGGTCACCCCGCCGGCCGTCGCCGGTCGCTGCCGGTGGGTGACGATCCCGCCGACCCGGACCCGCTGCCCCGGCTCGACCCGCCCCAGCCGGGCGATCGGTACCGCGCCGAACGCGTCCAACCGGTCCCGCAGGAACCGGGCCGGGTGGCTCTCCGGGGACAGCCCGGTGGCCCACACGTCGGCGACCAGGCGGTCCACCGCGTCCATCCCGGGCAGGGTGGGGGCGGACGCGCCGGTCACCGTGCCGGGCAGCCGGCCGGGCCGGTCCTGGGCCGCCGCGCCGGCCGCCCACAGCGCCTGCCGCCGGCTCAGCCCGAAACAGGCGAAGGCGTCCGCGGTGGCCAGCGCCTCGAGCTGGGCGGCGGTCAGACCGACCCGCCGGGCCAGGTCCGACATGTCCCGGTACGCCCCGTGGGCCACCCGCTCGGCCTCGATCCGCTCGGCCAGCCCGTCGCCGAGGGTACGCACCCCCGACAGTCCGAGCCGAACCGCCGGACCGCCCAGCCCCCAGGCGTGCGGCGGCTCCCCCGGCGCGCTCCCCCACCGGGTGGCCGGGGTGGACTCCAGGGTGGCCTTCGCGCCGCTGGCGTTGACGTCCGGCCGGCGCACCTCGACCCCGTGCCGGCGGGCGTCCTCGACCAGGGTCTGCGGCGAGTAGAACCCCATCGGCTGGGCGTTGAGCAGGGCGGCCAGGAACGGGCCGGGGTGGTAACGCTTCAACCAGGAACTGGCGTACACCAGGTAGGCGAAGCTCATCGCGTGGCTCTCCGGGAAGCCGTAGCTGGCGAACGCGGAGAGCTTGCGGTAGACGTCGTCGGCCAGCTCACCGGTGATGCCCCGTTCGGCCATCCCGGCGTACAGCCGCTCGGCGATCCGGGCCATCCGCTCCGCCGACCGTTTCGCCCCCATCGCCCGGCGCAACTGGTCCGCCCCGGCCGCGTCGAACCCGGCCAGGTCGATGGCGAGCTGCATCAACTGCTCCTGGAACAGCGGCACGCCGAGGGTCTTCTCCAACGCGTTACGCATCAACGGGTGCGGGTACGTCACCGGCTCCTGGCCGTTGCGCCGCCGGATGTACGGGTGCACCGAGCCGCCCTGGATCGGGCCGGGCCGGATCAGCGCCACCTCCACCACCAGGTCGTAGAACTCGCGGGGCTTCAGCCTCGGCAGGGTGGCCATCTGGGCGCGGCTCTCCACCTGGAACACCCCCACCGAGTCGGCCCGGCAGAGCATGTCGTACACCTCGGGGTCGTCCAGCGACATGTCGCCCAGGTCCAGGCTCTCCCCGATCAGGTCGTACCCGTAGTGCAGGGCCGACAGCATGCCCAGCCCGAGCAGGTCGAACTTGACCAGACCGACCGCGGCGCAGTCGTCCTTGTCCCACTGGAGCACGCTGCGGCCGGGCATCCGGCCCCACTCCACCGGGCACACCTCGATCACCGGGCGGTCGCAGATCACCATGCCACCGGAGTGGATGCCCAGGTGCCGGGGGAAGGTCTGGAGTTCGTTGGCGTACGCCACCACCTGCTCGGGGATGCCCTCGACGTCCACCGTGGCGACCGTGCCCCAGCGGTCGATCTGCTTGCTCCAGGCGTCCTGCTGACCGGGTGAGAAACCGAACGCCTTCGCCACGTCCCGCACCGCCGACCGGGGCCGGTACGAGATGACGTTGGCGACCTGGGCGGTGTGCTCCCGGCCGTACCGGGCGTAGACGTGCTGGATGACCTCCTCGCGCCGGTCCGACTCGATGTCCACGTCGATGTCGGGTGGGCCGTCGCGTTCCGGGGCGAGGAACCGTTCGAACAGCAGCCGGTGCCGGACGGCGTCCACGTTGGTGATCCGCAGCGCGTAGCAGACCGCCGAGTTGGCCGCCGAACCCCGCCCCTGGCAGTAGATGTCCTGCTGGCGGCAGAACGTGACGATGTCGTAGACCACCAGGAAGTAGCCGGGGAACCCGAGCGTCTCGATCATGTCCAGCTCGTGGTCGAGCTGCGCGTACGCCTCGGGATGCGCCTCGGGCGGGCCGTAGCGGTCCCGCGCGCCCTGCGCGGTCAGGTGCCGCAGCCAGCTCATCTCGGTGTGCCCGGCCGGCACCGGGTACGCCGGCAGTCGCGGCGCGACCAGTTGCAGGTCGAACGCCAGTTCCCGGCCGAACTCGGCGGCCCGCGCCACCGCGCCCGGGTAGGCGGCGAACCGGGCGGCCATCTCCGCCCCGCTGCGCAGGTGCGCGGTGCCGGCGGCGGGCAGCCAGCCGTCGATCTCGTCCAGGCTGCGCCGGGCCCGGACGGCGGCCAGCGCGGTCGCCAGTCGACGCCGCCCCGGCGTGGCGTAGTGCACGTTGTTGGTGGCGACGGTGGGCAGGCCGGCGGCGGCGGCCAGCTCGGTCAGGGCGTCGTTGCGGTCGGCGTCGACCGGATGGCCGTGGTCGGTCAGTTCCACCGCCACCGTCTCCGCCCCGAACAGGGCGGTCAACCGGTCCAGCTCCCGGGCGGCGGCGTCCACCCCATCGGTGAGCAGCGCCGCCGGCACGTGCCCCTTGCGGCAGCCGGTGAGCACCAGCACGTGGTCACGCAGTTCCTCGGCGACCTGTTCCAGCTCGCCGTAGACCGGGCGGCCCTTCTCGCCGCCGCGCAACTGGGCGCGGGAGATGGTGGTGGCGAGCCGGGCGTACCCCTCGGGGCCGTGCGCGAGCAGCAGCAGGTGCCGCCCGTACGGGTCCGGTTCGCCGTTCTGCGGGCCGGGCAGGTCGAGGGAGAGTTCCGCGCCGACCACGGTGGGCAGCCGCAGGGCGCGGGCCGCCTCGGCGAACCGGACCACCCCGTAGAAGCCGTCGTGGTCGGTGACGGCGAGCGCGGTGAGCCCGAGCCGGGCCGCCTCCTCGGCCAACTCCTCGGGGTGGCTGGCCCCGTCGAGGAAACTGAAGTTGCTGTGCGCGTGCAACTCGGCGTAGGGCACCACGTCGTCGGGGCGGGGCAGGTCGGGGGCGGTGTAGTGCTGACGGCTGCGGCTCCACGCCGGGGAGTCACCGCCGTCGGCGTCGACCGCCAGGGGATCCACCACGTACGGATCCCCCGTGGACGGCTCCACCACGTGCAGGTGCCGCCGCTCCCCCGCCCGTCCGTCGTCGGTCCGGCCGTCCCCCGGCCGACCGTTCGCCGGCCGGCCGGAGAGCACCCGTTCCAGCTCCCCCCAGGGCACCCCCGGATTGTGGAAACTCACCGGGCCATCCCGC
Proteins encoded in this region:
- a CDS encoding NUDIX hydrolase, with the translated sequence MTIIDKIAWIHLENGAILSSRSRGKDVYYIPGGKREPGEGDLDTLVREIQEELSVAIAPDTVEHVGTFHAQAHGHPNGTMVRMTCYTADYQGVLQPSSEIEEMAWLTHADRHRVSPVDQIIFDHLHETARMR
- a CDS encoding error-prone DNA polymerase, with the protein product MSFHNPGVPWGELERVLSGRPANGRPGDGRTDDGRAGERRHLHVVEPSTGDPYVVDPLAVDADGGDSPAWSRSRQHYTAPDLPRPDDVVPYAELHAHSNFSFLDGASHPEELAEEAARLGLTALAVTDHDGFYGVVRFAEAARALRLPTVVGAELSLDLPGPQNGEPDPYGRHLLLLAHGPEGYARLATTISRAQLRGGEKGRPVYGELEQVAEELRDHVLVLTGCRKGHVPAALLTDGVDAAARELDRLTALFGAETVAVELTDHGHPVDADRNDALTELAAAAGLPTVATNNVHYATPGRRRLATALAAVRARRSLDEIDGWLPAAGTAHLRSGAEMAARFAAYPGAVARAAEFGRELAFDLQLVAPRLPAYPVPAGHTEMSWLRHLTAQGARDRYGPPEAHPEAYAQLDHELDMIETLGFPGYFLVVYDIVTFCRQQDIYCQGRGSAANSAVCYALRITNVDAVRHRLLFERFLAPERDGPPDIDVDIESDRREEVIQHVYARYGREHTAQVANVISYRPRSAVRDVAKAFGFSPGQQDAWSKQIDRWGTVATVDVEGIPEQVVAYANELQTFPRHLGIHSGGMVICDRPVIEVCPVEWGRMPGRSVLQWDKDDCAAVGLVKFDLLGLGMLSALHYGYDLIGESLDLGDMSLDDPEVYDMLCRADSVGVFQVESRAQMATLPRLKPREFYDLVVEVALIRPGPIQGGSVHPYIRRRNGQEPVTYPHPLMRNALEKTLGVPLFQEQLMQLAIDLAGFDAAGADQLRRAMGAKRSAERMARIAERLYAGMAERGITGELADDVYRKLSAFASYGFPESHAMSFAYLVYASSWLKRYHPGPFLAALLNAQPMGFYSPQTLVEDARRHGVEVRRPDVNASGAKATLESTPATRWGSAPGEPPHAWGLGGPAVRLGLSGVRTLGDGLAERIEAERVAHGAYRDMSDLARRVGLTAAQLEALATADAFACFGLSRRQALWAAGAAAQDRPGRLPGTVTGASAPTLPGMDAVDRLVADVWATGLSPESHPARFLRDRLDAFGAVPIARLGRVEPGQRVRVGGIVTHRQRPATAGGVTFLNLEDETGMLNVTCSPGLWQRYRRVARTSSALVVRGILHRHEGVTSLTADRLDAITPPVTPASRDFR